The Mycolicibacterium neoaurum DNA segment GCCTCATGGTGATCGTCGTCGTGGCCTCGGCGATGCGTCGGATCGACCGTGCCGAAAGTGCGCTGCAGGCCGAATTCGACAAATCCGAGGCGCTGCTCGCCAATATCCTCCCCGCCACCATCGCCAAGCGCCTCAAGGACCGGCGCGACACAATGATCGCCGACGGATTCGCCGACGCATCCATCCTGTTCGCCGACATCGCCGGATACACCCAGCGCGCCAGCGACACCGACCCCGCCGACCTGGTGTTGTTCCTCAACCGCCTGTACACCGATTTCGACGCCCTGGTCGATCGACACGGTCTGGAGAAGATCAAGACCAGCGGTGATTCCTACATGGTCGTCGCCGGTGTGCCGACCCCGCGCGCGGATCACCTGGAGTCGCTGGCGTGCCTGGCGCTGGACATGGCCCATGCGGTCGACGGGCTGCGCGACGCGCAGGACCGAGAGGTGCCGCTGCGCATCGGGATCGCCGCCGGCCCGGTGGTCGCCGGGGTGGTGGGCTCACGCAAGTTCTTCTATGACGTCTGGGGTGATGCGGTCAACGTGGCCTCCCGGATGGAGAGCACCGATGAGGAGGGCCGCATCCAGGTGCCCCAGGACGTCTATGAGCGCATCAACGGCTCGTATGTGTTCGAAGAGCGCGGCGAGGTCGCCGTGAAGGGCAAGGGCTGGATGCACACCTGGTACCTGGTGGGCCGGCGACCCGCTCACGATCTCGCCGGGTCCGGCCCCGCCGCGCTCTCCGGTGGTCCTACACCTTGTGATTCTCCGACCGGATGAGCCAGGCGAGCTTCTCCAAGCCATCGATGAGCTGATGCAGGATGTCTGCAGTGGTCGGGTCCTCGGCGTCGACACCGTCATGTACGCCACGCAAGGTGTCGACGGTCGCGTAGATGCGCGTGCCGATCAGGTCGACCACCTCGGTGGTGTTGTGCTCGTAGGGCGGGAACGCGGGCAGCGTGGTGGTGGCCGCCACGGTGTCCGACCGGCCGTCGGCGACCCCGTAGAGCGTGCGCATGCGTTCGGCGATGGTGTCGCTGCCCTCGCGGGCGAAGTCGACCAACTCGTCGAGCTGTAGATGCAGATCCCGGAAGTTGGTACCGACCACATTCCAGTGCGCCTGCTTGCCCTGCAGGTGCAGTTCGATCATGTCGACCAGAACCTGTTGCAGGCTGGCCTGCAGTTCGGGTGAGGCTCGGAAGCCCTCGATATCGGTTTCGGTGCGCCGTGTTGTCGTCATATTGAGGGCAACGCGGGACTTTCTGGAATCATTCCAGAATTTGTGGGCCCTCGGCACGCTGCTGATCCTGCTGCGACAGCAATCGTGCGTAGCCCGCACCCATACCGAGCAGCACCAATCCGGTGACGATGAACACCACGACCCGGAAGATGCCGTCGAGGGTCCCCAGATCGAACAGGAACAGCTTGGCCATGGCCGCGGTCACCAGCGCCATACCGCCGCCGAGGGGCACCGAACGGTCCGCCCGGTCCAGGCGCACGGCGTACCAGAGCAGACCGGCCGCCAGCACGATCCAGCAGATGGTCGCCGCCATGTGCCCGGCCAGGAATCCGCCGTCCGTTCCACCGATCAGCACACCGGTGGTCACGGTGAACACGGTGACCGCGTAGGCGCTCAGCACGGCCGCCCCGGCCAGCAGCAGCCGCCCGGTGTCGGCGTCGCGGTGGCGTCGCGTCAGAGACCACGTCTGCGCCGCGCCATAGAGCACCACCAGCAGACTCGAGATCAACACCGACACCGCCTCGGCGCCGGACCGCTCGGTGGCCGTCGTGATGGTGTCCGGGCCCGCCAGGTCGAGGTAGTACAGACCGCCGACCGCGCCGAACACCAGCGCGGCGATCTGCGCACCGGTGGTGTGCCGCCCGGCCACGGCCACCACCACCGCCAACGCCAACAGCAGGGGGCCAGCGGCGCGGCCGTCGAACGCGACTGCGACGGCAACCAGTCCGGCGACCACCGACAGTGCCGACCACACCTGACGGACGGATCCGGCCATCCCGGGAATGCGATCACCGAGCAGGACGACCGCCAGCAGGCACAGTGACAGCGCCGCGATCATCAGCGCGGCAATCCGCCCGTCCACCGCGACCGACACCAACAGCAGCGGCGCAGCGCCGACCGTCGACGCCACCGTCATCGAGGTGCGATGCGTGCTGTGGGACAACAGGATCAGAGCCGATCCGATGGCCAGCACCGCGGCGATGGCCGCCCCGCCGGCCAGCCAGGGACGGTCGTGCGAACCGAAGGCCGCGCCGATCAGCGCCAGGAAAACCGGCCCACTGCCTGCCGCCGTGCGGGCCACGTACATCCAGGTCCAGTCGCGGCCGAGCTGCACCGGCAGCGTGGCCGCCGACATCGCCAGCAGGAATCCGATGAGCAGCAGATCGACATGGCCGACCACCACCGGCGCCAGCACGGTCAGCGGGATGAGCACCAGCAGCGCGAGCTGCTCGGAGTTCCATCGCCGCGCCAGGGCGAGGCCGCCACCTGTGATCGCCGCGGACAGCACCAACCCGATGACCGGCGCCACCCATCCATAGATCGTGGTGACCGCCACCACGTCGATGTACGCGGTCGCAATACCCGTGGCGGCCAACGCGATCGCGCCGACCCGACCGCCCGATCGGGTGTTCAGCCAGAATGCCCCGGCGACCAAACCACCGGCCAGCAGGGCCCCGGCCGCAACCCGCACCGGCGGAGCCAGCAGACCGGCCTGGGCGGCGAGCACCACCAGCAGCACGACGCCGATGAGCGTCACCGCCACACCGGCCGCCGCAAGCACCTTCCCGATCCAGTTCTGCGGACGCACGGGCGGTGTGTCGACGGTGGGCGCGACCGGCGCCGGTACCGCGGGTGCGCTCGGCGCGGGATACCCGGGGTGCGGCGGGACCGGCTGCGCGTACTGCGGATAGTTCGGGTAGCCCCACCCGGCCTGCAGCGGGGCGGCGGGCGCGGATTGACCGAGCGCTCCGGACAATTGCGTCAGTTCGGCCGACGCCCGGGCCAACTGGTGTGACATGGCCACGAACTCGGCGGACAGTCGGGTGAGCACCTGCTGCGGTTCGGTCATGTCAGACATCGTCACCCATGAACTCACCGGCTGAGATGAGTAGGACTACTCGATCATTCGTCGAGTCCGTGTTCGATCGCGTAGCGGGCCAGCTCGACCCGATTGGCGACCTGCAGCTTGCGGAACGTCGCCTGCACATGGTTCTCGACGGTCCGATGGCTCAGCGACAGTCGCTCGGCGATCTGCTTGGCCGTCAGCCCCTTCGCGACATGACGCAGGATCTCGGTCTCGCGATCAGTGAGGCTGGGCACCGCGGGACCGGCCTCATCGCTGCCCGGTTCGGCCGCGATGCGCCGGTACTCGCCGAGCACCAGACCGGCCAGCCCCGGTGTGAACACCGCACGGCCCGCCGCGGTGGCCCGAACCGCTTCGCCCAGTTCAGTTTTCGAAGCACTCTTGACCAGGTACCCGGTGGCCCCGGCCTTCACCGCCTCCAGCACGTCGGCGCGTTCGTCGGAGGCCGACAACACCAGGATCCGCGAGGCCGGCGACACCGCGAGCACCTCGGCGCAGGCCTGGGCACCGGTGCCATCGGCCAGCCGCATGTCCATCACCACCACCTCGGGAAGCACCACCTCGGCCCGGCGCCGCGCCGAGGCAACCCCGTCGGCGGTCGCGACCACCTCGAAACCGTCATCGGCCAGATCGCGTGCCACCGCGTCACGCCAGATCGGGTGATCGTCGACCACCATCACCGTCGGCATCAGTGTCCTCCCTTGCCCGATCGGGGCACTGTCAGTTCCCACTCGGTACCGCCACTGGGCGGCGTGGTCAGATCCGCCCGGCCGCCGAGTGCGGCCATCCTGCCCTGAATGGACTTGCTCACTCCGATACGCCCCTCCGCCACGGCAGCGGCCAGCCGTCCTTCGGGTATGCCGGGCCCGTCATCGCGGATGCTGACCACCACCTCGTCGCCCAGATCCTCCAGCAGCACAAAGGCTCGCGCCTGCGGCCCGGCATGTCGTTCCACATTGGTCAGCGCGTTGACCGCGGCGGCCTCGACCTCCGCGGCCACCGCACTGTCCAGATACACCGGCGCGGCAGGCACACTGACCGACACCCGGTCGGCACCGTGCCTGCGCAACAGGCCACCGAGATCACTCGTCGACGCCGGGGCCTCGACGGCAAGGGTGTCCTCGGTGCTGAGCAACCGGCGCAGCGCGCGCTCCTGCTCCCCCGCCACCTCCGCCAGTTCGGCTGTCTCACCGCCGATTTCGCGACCGCGGCGGGCAACCATGGCCAGTACCTGCATCACCCCATCATGCACATGCCTGGACAGCCGCTCCCGCTCGGCCAGCGCCGCGCTGAGCCGGGCGGCCCGCTCCAACTCGGCATGTGCCCGGCGCGCGGTGGAGGCTGCCATCCCGACGGCCAACCCCACCGCCAGCTCGATCAAGATGGTCGGGCTGCGCACCAGATCCACCGCGATGGCCCCCTTGAGCATCGCAGCGGTACCCATCACGGCCAGACCCATCACCATGCCCGCGGCCGGCCCGGCCAGGATCGCCGCCGACACCACCGCATTGGTGGCCCACAGCGTGGTCGGCCAGGACTGGTTGTCCAACACCCACTGCTCGGAGGCGACGAGCAGGGTGGACGCCATGAAAGCGATCACCACCGCGGCCTCGCCGATGACCCAGCCGCGGCGCCTACCGAATCCGCCCAGATAGGCCGCACCGCACGCGATGGTCCACGCCGTCAGCAACCCGAACAGCACCCAGCTCAACCCCGGCCGTTCCAGTTCGTGGTTCTTGGAGACCTGGAAGTACAGCGCATAGCTCCAGCTGAGCAGGCGGAACACCTGCGCGGCCCGCCACAGCGGGGCGACCGGGTCCACCGTCGCCGCGATCATCGGGGTTACATCACCTTGGACAGAAAGGCCTTCGTGCGTTCGTGCTGCGGGTTGCTCATCACCTCGGTCGGCTTGCCGCGCTCGACGACCACACCGGCGTCCATGAAGACCAGCTCGTCGGCGACCTCCCTGGCGAAGCCCATCTCATGGGTCACCACCAGCATGGTCATCCCCTCGGCGGCAAGCTTCTTCATCACCGCCAGCACCTCGCCGACCAGTTCGGGGTCCAGCGCCGAGGTGGGCTCGTCGAAGAGCATCAGCTTCGGGCTCATGGCCAGGGCACGGGCGATCGCCACCCGTTGCTGCTGGCCGCCGGAGAGCTGAGCCGGATAGGCGCCCGCCTTATCGGCCAGGCCCACCTGGTTGAGCAGATCCATCGCCCGCTCGGTCGCCTGCTTTTTGTTCTGTCCCTTGACCTGCGTGGGCGCCTCGATCACATTGCCCAACGCGGTGCGGTGCGGAAACAGGTTGAAATGCTGGAACACCATGCCGACATCACGACGCTGGCGGGCCACCTCGCGAGGTTTCATCTCGTGCAGCTTGCCCCCGCGCTCGTGGTAACCGACCAGGGCACCGTCGACGTAGAGCCTGCCTGCGCTGACGGTCTCCAGGTGGTTGATGCAGCGCAGGAACGTCGACTTACCGGAGCCCGACGGCCCGACGAGCACCAGCACCTGGCCCTTCTGCACCTCCAGGGTGATGCCCTTGAGCACCTTGAGAGCGCCGAAGTCCTTGCAGACGAGTTCGGCCTTGACCATGGGCTGCGCTGTGTCGTTCACAGACGACGTCGAGGAAGACACTGTCAGGCACCCGTGCCCATCTGCGCCTTGGCCAGCGCCTCGAGTTGTTTGGGACTCAGCTTGCGTGACGCGCCTCTGGAGAAGTAGCGCTCCAGGTAGAACTGGCCGACCATCAGGATGCTGGTGATGATCAGATACCAGGTCGCGGCGACCAACAGCAGCGGCACCGGTTCGAAGATCCGCGCGGCGATCTCGCGGGTCGCGATGCTGTAGAGGTCGAAGGCGTATGGCACGGCGGTCACCAGCGATGTCGTCTTGAGCAGGCTGATGACCTCATTACCGGTCGGCGGGATGATGACCCGCATCGCCTGCGGCAACACGGTGCGCCGCATCGCCAGACCCCACGACATCCCCAGCGCTGTCGACGCTTCCAACTGCCCCTCGGGCACCGAGGTGATACCGGCGCGAACGATCTCGGCCATATAGGCCGCCTCGTTGAGGGCAAGACCGATCACGGCCAATGCGAACGGGAACGACAGGTTCTGCAGGTCGATGTGGAAGAAGGTCGGGCCGAACGGCACCCCGAGCTGGATCTTCTGGTAGATCGTGGGCATCAGCCCCCAGAACGCCAGCTGCACGTAGACCGGTGTGCCTCGGAAGACCCAGAGGAAAACCCAGGCAACCGCACTGAGCACGGCGTTGTCGGACAACCGCATGATCGTCAGGATCACGCCGAGCACGATGCCGATCACCATCGAGTAGACGGTCAGCTGCAGGGTGTTGACGACACCCAGCAGGATCCGTTCGTTGAAGAGGTACTTCGCGAACGTCGACCACCCGTAGGCAGGGTTGGTGGCCGCGCCGTAGAGGAACAGGCCGACCACGACGATGATGACGGCCGCCGCCACCCACCGCCACGGATGACGCAGCGGTACGGCGTCGATCGCTTCGGGCGAGCTGGACGGTGGCGGCGAGCCGGCATCACTCATGTGTGTCGATAACCCTGTATGTCGATATCGCTACGAGACCGCGCCGTTGATGACCGGCTTGTCGATCATCCCCTCCTCGAGACCCCAGTTCGCGGCGATCTCCTTGTACTTACCGTTCTCGATGAGGTGCTCGAGGGCCTGCAGCAGCGACTGCGCCAACGGCGAACCCTTCTCCACCGGCCACCCGTAGGGCGCCGAATCGAAGGTCTCGCCTGCCTGCACCAGCTTGCCGTTGGTCTGCTTGATCGCGTACAGCGTCACCGGCGAGTCCGCCGACATGGCGTCGGCCTGGCCGAGCACGACCGCGTTGGTGGCGGCGTCCTGGCTGTCGAACGGGATGATGTCGATGGCCGGCTTGCCCTCGTCGGTGCACTTCTTGCTGCGGGCGGGCAACTCGTCGGTCTCCTGGACGGTGGTCGCCTGGACGGCGACCTTCTTACCGCAGGCGTCCTCCGGGTTGATCGAGCCGCCGGCGGGCTGGGCCCACAGGGTGCCCGCCGAGAAGTAGGTCACGAAGTCGACCTGCTGCTCGCGCTCCTTGCTGTCGGTGAACGAGGACATGCCGACGTTGAACGTCCCGCCCTGGATCGACGGGATGATCTTCGCGAAATCGGCCTCGCGGTACTCGGGCTGCAGCCCGAGCGTGCCGGCGACGGCGTTCATCAGGTCCACGTCGAAGCCGACGATCTTGCCGGATTCGTCCTTGAACTCGTTCGGCGCGTACGGAATGTTGACGCCGACGATCAGCTTTCCGGAAGCCTTGATGGCCTCGGGGACGGTGTTGGCGATCGCCTCCACCTTCTCAGCCGGAGCGGCCGCCGTCGGGGACTCTTGCCCGCCACTCGGTTCCGAGCTCGAACAACCCGACAGCGCCAGGGCGCCGGTCGCAGCGAACACGGCGGCGTAGCGCCAGAGCCTGGTGCGGCGGTCTTGGATTCCACCCAACACGGTGTGCCTCTACTTTCTGTTGCCGAGCCGTCACGGTCTGGTCCGTCGACAGCTCCAGCCGAAGACGTTAACGACCGATGATCCGGCGCGCAGCGCCGGTAACGGAACAGTAGTGGAGCCGTAACGTGAGAGTCGGGCGAACGCCGATCTGGCTCGCGCCGGCGGCCCGGGCGAGCTGCCCGAAAAAGCCGACTGCCTGGCAAGAATGCCGGGCGACGCGTTCCTCGCGTGTGGGACACTCACCACATGCAAACCACTGCTCCCCCAAGCCTGTTGCAGCACCTGTGGAAGTCGACGCTCATCTCGGGTGTGTTGGCGGCCGGACTCGGTATCGCGGTGGTGGCCTGGCCCGGGATCTCGGTCCTGATCGCCGCCATCTTCTTCGGCGCGTACCTGCTGGTGACCGGTATCGCGCAGGTCGTATTCGCGTTCAGCCTCGACGTATCGGCCGGTGGGCGGGTGCTGCTGTTCATCAGCGGCGCGGCCTCGGTCGTGCTCGCGGTGCTCGCGTTCCGGCAGTTGGGCAGTGCGGTGCTGCTGCTGGCCATCTGGATCGGTATCGGTTTCATCTTCCGTGGCGTGGCGACCGCGGTCTCGGCGATCAGCGATCCCACCCTGCCCGCACGTGGCTGGAACATCTTCCTCGGCGTGATCAGCCTGATCGCCGGCATCGTGGTGCTGGCCGCACCGTTCGAGTCGATCGGCACACTGGCCCTGGTCACCGGCATCTGGCTGATCGTCATCGGCGTGATGGAGGTGGTGACCGCACTGGGCATCCGCTCGGCGTGGAGCAAGCGGAACTCCACCGAGGGCGCACCGGCCGCGACCGCATCGGCCCCCGAGACTGCAGCCGTCGAACCGACAGCGCCGGCCGCACCGACGGATCCACCGACCAGCTGAGTAATCCGCGCCACGATTATGCGCGGTGGGACCACCGGCCTACTACACTCTGTCGTAGTCGAGCAAGGGAGCTCGACCCACAGCCGAGAAGTTGGTGCCCATGGAAGCGCTCGACGTCGCACGGTGGCAGTTCGGGATCACCACCGTCTATCACTTCATCTTCGTGCCGCTCACCATCGGCCTTGCGCCGCTGATCGCGGTGTTCCAGACCATCTGGGTGCTCACCGACAACACCGCGTGGTATCGACTCACCCGATTCTTCGGCAAGCTCTTCCTGATCAACTTCGCCCTCGGCGTGGCCACCGGCATCGTCCAGGAATTCCAGTTCGGGATGAACTGGAGCGAGTACTCCCGATTCGTCGGTGACGTCTTCGGCGCCCCGCTGGCGATGGAGGGGCTGGTCGCCTTCTTCTTCGAATCGACGTTCCTGGGACTGTGGATCTTCGGCTGGACCAGACTGCCCAAGCTCGTGCACCTGGCGTGCATCTGGATCGTCGCCTTCGCGGTCAATGCCTCCGCCTACTTCATCATCGCCGCGAACTCGTTCATGCAGCATCCGGTCGGGGCGCGCTACAACCCCGAGACCGGCCGCGCCGAACTGACCAGCATCACCGAGCTGTTCACCAACAACACCGCGCTCGCGGCGTTCCCGCACGCCGTCGCCGGTGCGTTCCTGGTCGCAGGCACCTTCGTCGCGGGGGTGTGCGCCTGGTGGATGGTGCGTGATCCCGACGGCCCCGACGCACGAACCATGCATCGCCCCGCCGCGATCCTGGGCTGCCTGATCGCATTCGCCTCCGCGGCCGCGCTCACCTACACCGGTGATGTCCAGGGCAAGTTGATGTTCCAGCAGCAACCCATGAAGATGGCCTCGGCGGAATCGTTGTGCCACACCGAAACCGACCCGAACTTCTCCGTCCTCACCGTCGGGACCCACAACAACTGTGACAGCGTCGTCCACCTGATCGAGGTGCCCTACGTCCTTCCGTTCCTCGCCGAGGGCAAGTTCAGCGGCGTGGAACTGCAGGGCGTGCAGGATCTGCAGGCTTCCTACGAGCAGAAGTTCGGACCCGGTGACTACCGGCCCAATCTGTTCGTCACCTACTGGTCCTTCCGCGCCATGATCGGTTTCCTCGCGGTCCCGATGCTGTTTGCGCTCACCGCGTTGTGGCTCACCCGTAGCGGACGGGTCCCCCGGCAACGCTGGTTCGGCACGTTCGCATTGCTCACCCTGCCCACTCCGTTCCTGGCCAACAGCGCCGGGTGGATCTTCACCGAGATGGGTCGACAGCCGTGGGTGGTCGCGCCCAATCCGACCGGTGATCCGGTATTGCGACTGACCGTGTCGCAGGGGGTCTCACACCATTCGGTGGCCACCGTACTGACCTCGCTGATCGTCTTCACGGCGATCTATGCGGTGCTCGCGGTGATCTGGTTCTGGCTGATCCGCCGCTATGTCGTCGAGGGGCCATTGGAACACGACACCGAACCCATCCCGCCGACACCACCCGGCGAGGACGAGGTCAAGCCACTCTCGTTCGCGTATTAGGAGGCGGGCCATGGACCTTCAGATCTTCTGGTTCATCACTCTGGCAGTCCTTTTCACAGGTTTCCTGGTGCTGGAGGGCTTCGACTTCGGCGTCGGCATGCTGATGGCGCCGCTGGGACGTAGTGCGCGACGGGTCGGTGGCGACCCCGACAAACATCGTCGCGCGGTACTGAACACCATCGGCCCGGTCTGGGACGGTAACGAGGTATGGCTGATCACCGCGGGCGGTGCGATGTTCGCGGCCTTCCCGGGGATGTACGCGACCATGTTCTCCGGGCTCTACCTGCCGCTGCTGGCCATCCTGCTCTCGATGATCGTGCGCATCTGCGCCATCGAATGGCGGGGCAAGGTCGACGATCCGCAGTGGCGACGCTGGGCCGATATCGGGATCGCCGTCGGTTCCTGGGTGCCCGCCGTGCTATGGGGTGTCGCCTTCGCGGCACTGGTGCGCGGCCTGCCGGTCGATGCCGACCACCAGATCGACCTGGGCTTCGCCGATATCCTCAACCCCTACACCCTGCTCGGCGGGTTATCGACCTGCGGGCTGTTCCTGCTGCACGGGGCGGTGTTCATCACCCTGAAGACCGAGGGCGCGGTGCGGGCGGACGCCCGGCGTTTCGCTGCCAGGTTGGCCATCCCGGTCACGGTGGTACTGGCCACCTTCGGGTTGTGGACTCAGCTGTCCTACGGCACCGACTGGACCTGGTTGGTGCTCGGCGCCGCGGTGGTCTGTCAGCTCAGCGTGGTGATGCTGGTGCTCAGCGACGGCGGCGACGGCTGGTCGTTCGCATTGACCACCGCCGTGGTGATGGCCGTGGTGGTGTTGATCTTCGGCAGCCTGTTCCCCAACCTGATCCCGTCGACGCTGGATCCGGCGTGGAGCCTGACCATCGAGAACGCATCGTCCTCGCCGTACACCCTGACCATCATGACCTGGGCGGCGGTGTTGGTGACCCCGCTCGTGCTGATCTATCAGGGCTGGACGTATTGGGTCTTCCGGCAACGCATCTCGGCTGAGCGGATTCCCGACCCGGCCGGGCTCTCGCCGCGCATACCGTGAGTTCGACCGCACCGGGCCTGCCCGCGGCGCTGTGGTCGACCAACTCGGGCATGCGCCGCTACATCGCGGCAATGGTGGCCTACGGCACGGTGATCGCGGCGGCCACCATCGCCGCCGCCTGGATCCTGGCCCACCTCGTGGCCGGTGTCATCACCGAACCGGCCACCCGCAGCCTGGCGCACTGGCGCCTGCAGTTGGGGGCACTGGCCGCCGTCTGGGTGATCCGGGTGCTGGCCCAATGGCTGCAGGCGCGGCTGAGCCAGCGCGCCGCCACGACGGCGATCGGCGACCTGTCGGCGCGGGTGCTGCACACGGTGACCGAGATGAACCCGCAGCGCAGGCAGCAGGTGCTCGACGAGGCGACCGTGGTGGTGACCCGCGGCCTAGACGGTCTGCGGCCGTACTTCACCGGCTACCTACCCACCGTGGCGCTCGCCGGAATCCTCACCCCCGCAACGGTTATCGTCATCGCCGTCGCGGACTGGCAGGCCGCCGCGGTGGTGGCGATCGCCCTGCCGCTCATCCCGCTGTTCATGGTGCTCATCGGTAAGCTCACCGCCGATCGCTCGGCGGCCGCCCTGGCCGCGATGACGACACTGCAATCACGATTGCTGGACCTGGTCGCCGGCATTCCCACCCTGCGCGCCCTGGGCCGCGCCGGTGGACCCGCCGACCGTATCGCCACCCTGGCCGCCGCGCACCGGCGCTCGGCGATGCAGACGCTGCGCATCGCCTTCCTGTCGGCGGCCGTGCTGGAACTCATCGCCACCCTTGGGGTCGCACTGGTGGCCGTCAATGTGGGCCTGCGCCTGGTGTTCGGTGATATGACATTGGTGGCGGCGCTGACCGCGCTGCTGCTGGCCCCCGAGGTCTTCTGGCCGCTGCGCCGCGTCGGAGTGCAGTTCCACGCCGCCCAGGACGGCAAGACCGCCGCCGATGCCGCGCTGAACCTGCTCCAGACACACTCGAGCAGGCCGAACGGAACACAGCATGTCACCGGGGAACACATCGAGATCGACCTGCGCGGTCTGACGGTGCGCGGTCGCGACGGTGCCGCCCCGGACGGCCTGTCCGAATCGCTGCGGCCCGGTGCGGTCACCGTGCTCACCGGACCCAACGGCGCCGGCAAAAGCACCACCCTGCAGGCGATCCTGGGTCTGTTGGAACCCGACGCCGGACAGATTCTCATCGACGGCA contains these protein-coding regions:
- a CDS encoding adenylate/guanylate cyclase domain-containing protein: MAARVPGRCLPDLPDGSRHYEDAASRRLATLTVSTRIAAAIVGIYGFAELILVPEVPHIGLVNLASAALFLAIPLLYRSGSLAALAAFVIVAYASTAYMCSQLGTDTGLQFYFFVGAALIILMIGTDHLVIASALAASGPILAIALEWLVPGNTGVFSEGAMRANFVLTACTASLMVIVVVASAMRRIDRAESALQAEFDKSEALLANILPATIAKRLKDRRDTMIADGFADASILFADIAGYTQRASDTDPADLVLFLNRLYTDFDALVDRHGLEKIKTSGDSYMVVAGVPTPRADHLESLACLALDMAHAVDGLRDAQDREVPLRIGIAAGPVVAGVVGSRKFFYDVWGDAVNVASRMESTDEEGRIQVPQDVYERINGSYVFEERGEVAVKGKGWMHTWYLVGRRPAHDLAGSGPAALSGGPTPCDSPTG
- a CDS encoding DNA starvation/stationary phase protection protein, which produces MTTTRRTETDIEGFRASPELQASLQQVLVDMIELHLQGKQAHWNVVGTNFRDLHLQLDELVDFAREGSDTIAERMRTLYGVADGRSDTVAATTTLPAFPPYEHNTTEVVDLIGTRIYATVDTLRGVHDGVDAEDPTTADILHQLIDGLEKLAWLIRSENHKV
- a CDS encoding DUF2339 domain-containing protein, producing MTEPQQVLTRLSAEFVAMSHQLARASAELTQLSGALGQSAPAAPLQAGWGYPNYPQYAQPVPPHPGYPAPSAPAVPAPVAPTVDTPPVRPQNWIGKVLAAAGVAVTLIGVVLLVVLAAQAGLLAPPVRVAAGALLAGGLVAGAFWLNTRSGGRVGAIALAATGIATAYIDVVAVTTIYGWVAPVIGLVLSAAITGGGLALARRWNSEQLALLVLIPLTVLAPVVVGHVDLLLIGFLLAMSAATLPVQLGRDWTWMYVARTAAGSGPVFLALIGAAFGSHDRPWLAGGAAIAAVLAIGSALILLSHSTHRTSMTVASTVGAAPLLLVSVAVDGRIAALMIAALSLCLLAVVLLGDRIPGMAGSVRQVWSALSVVAGLVAVAVAFDGRAAGPLLLALAVVVAVAGRHTTGAQIAALVFGAVGGLYYLDLAGPDTITTATERSGAEAVSVLISSLLVVLYGAAQTWSLTRRHRDADTGRLLLAGAAVLSAYAVTVFTVTTGVLIGGTDGGFLAGHMAATICWIVLAAGLLWYAVRLDRADRSVPLGGGMALVTAAMAKLFLFDLGTLDGIFRVVVFIVTGLVLLGMGAGYARLLSQQDQQRAEGPQILE
- a CDS encoding response regulator transcription factor, producing MPTVMVVDDHPIWRDAVARDLADDGFEVVATADGVASARRRAEVVLPEVVVMDMRLADGTGAQACAEVLAVSPASRILVLSASDERADVLEAVKAGATGYLVKSASKTELGEAVRATAAGRAVFTPGLAGLVLGEYRRIAAEPGSDEAGPAVPSLTDRETEILRHVAKGLTAKQIAERLSLSHRTVENHVQATFRKLQVANRVELARYAIEHGLDE
- the macS gene encoding MacS family sensor histidine kinase, which gives rise to MIAATVDPVAPLWRAAQVFRLLSWSYALYFQVSKNHELERPGLSWVLFGLLTAWTIACGAAYLGGFGRRRGWVIGEAAVVIAFMASTLLVASEQWVLDNQSWPTTLWATNAVVSAAILAGPAAGMVMGLAVMGTAAMLKGAIAVDLVRSPTILIELAVGLAVGMAASTARRAHAELERAARLSAALAERERLSRHVHDGVMQVLAMVARRGREIGGETAELAEVAGEQERALRRLLSTEDTLAVEAPASTSDLGGLLRRHGADRVSVSVPAAPVYLDSAVAAEVEAAAVNALTNVERHAGPQARAFVLLEDLGDEVVVSIRDDGPGIPEGRLAAAVAEGRIGVSKSIQGRMAALGGRADLTTPPSGGTEWELTVPRSGKGGH
- a CDS encoding amino acid ABC transporter ATP-binding protein; this translates as MVKAELVCKDFGALKVLKGITLEVQKGQVLVLVGPSGSGKSTFLRCINHLETVSAGRLYVDGALVGYHERGGKLHEMKPREVARQRRDVGMVFQHFNLFPHRTALGNVIEAPTQVKGQNKKQATERAMDLLNQVGLADKAGAYPAQLSGGQQQRVAIARALAMSPKLMLFDEPTSALDPELVGEVLAVMKKLAAEGMTMLVVTHEMGFAREVADELVFMDAGVVVERGKPTEVMSNPQHERTKAFLSKVM
- a CDS encoding amino acid ABC transporter permease, which encodes MSDAGSPPPSSSPEAIDAVPLRHPWRWVAAAVIIVVVGLFLYGAATNPAYGWSTFAKYLFNERILLGVVNTLQLTVYSMVIGIVLGVILTIMRLSDNAVLSAVAWVFLWVFRGTPVYVQLAFWGLMPTIYQKIQLGVPFGPTFFHIDLQNLSFPFALAVIGLALNEAAYMAEIVRAGITSVPEGQLEASTALGMSWGLAMRRTVLPQAMRVIIPPTGNEVISLLKTTSLVTAVPYAFDLYSIATREIAARIFEPVPLLLVAATWYLIITSILMVGQFYLERYFSRGASRKLSPKQLEALAKAQMGTGA
- a CDS encoding ABC transporter substrate-binding protein — encoded protein: MLGGIQDRRTRLWRYAAVFAATGALALSGCSSSEPSGGQESPTAAAPAEKVEAIANTVPEAIKASGKLIVGVNIPYAPNEFKDESGKIVGFDVDLMNAVAGTLGLQPEYREADFAKIIPSIQGGTFNVGMSSFTDSKEREQQVDFVTYFSAGTLWAQPAGGSINPEDACGKKVAVQATTVQETDELPARSKKCTDEGKPAIDIIPFDSQDAATNAVVLGQADAMSADSPVTLYAIKQTNGKLVQAGETFDSAPYGWPVEKGSPLAQSLLQALEHLIENGKYKEIAANWGLEEGMIDKPVINGAVS
- a CDS encoding HdeD family acid-resistance protein; the protein is MQTTAPPSLLQHLWKSTLISGVLAAGLGIAVVAWPGISVLIAAIFFGAYLLVTGIAQVVFAFSLDVSAGGRVLLFISGAASVVLAVLAFRQLGSAVLLLAIWIGIGFIFRGVATAVSAISDPTLPARGWNIFLGVISLIAGIVVLAAPFESIGTLALVTGIWLIVIGVMEVVTALGIRSAWSKRNSTEGAPAATASAPETAAVEPTAPAAPTDPPTS